Proteins encoded by one window of Chanos chanos chromosome 7, fChaCha1.1, whole genome shotgun sequence:
- the per1b gene encoding period circadian protein homolog 1b produces MSDDNSDSAPSNQTRGRVGGVEEEETGPGTRSPEMSCSSSVLIPTSGATVSSPEAVSGPRRSSGGNQAPNSDDTDALSSGNDSGERESEGGMERENGSRGRQSSRSFQSSSSHNGKDSGMLLETTESTKSSNSQSLSPPSSSLAYSLLSASSEQDPPSTSGCSSDQSARVQTQKELMRALRELKIRLPPERKTKGRSSTLSALKYALSCVKQVRANQEYYHQWSVEECHGCSLDLSAFTIEELDNITSEYTLKNTDTFSMAVSFLSGKVVYISPQGSSLLRCKPERLQGALFSELLAPQDVSTFYSSTAPCRLPPWASCIGSTSPPVDCTQEKSMFCRISGDRVSGEEMKYYPFRLTPYQLTLRDSDTADPQPCCLLIAERVHSGYEAPRIPLDKRIFTTSHTPNCLFQEVDERAVPLLGYLPQDLVGTPVLLYVHPDDRPLMVAIHKKILQFAGQPFDHSPLRMCARSGEYLTIDTSWSSFVNPWSRKVAFIVGRHKVRTSPLNEDVFTPLRGTEGQVITPEIAQLSEQIHRLLVQPVHSGSSQGYSSLTSNGSHEQQLSAASSSDSNGPALEDPAQVHKPMTFQQICKDVHMVKTSGQQVFIESRNRPPPRKQTATGADGPIRCLMPDVAPPPKSTVPSEQLRKDPPTTYSYQQINCLDSIIRYLESCNVPCTVKRKCESSSCTASSTSDDDKQQDAPGTSKGPAVSLVSDSAPLPPLALHSKPESVASATSLCSFSSTIVHVGDKKPPESDIVMEEAPSTPTPAPPPVPQTPAPPTITPIPSSLPLVAPPSPAPPTERDGGRRGGAGAAGSTAGRLGLTKEVLSAHTQQEEQNFLCRFRDLSQLRVFDPSSALRRHVSTPLAKGVRCSRDYPAAGSSGRRRGRGGKRLKHQEASEQGSSLRIRAPGRDQRGSSVVPEGPPNSSFLLGTPTTSSSWPTSVGSQISVPSVPYHPGVLSLYPFCPPLSHPVTDTSMQTGLRFPLQNPQMSPMVPPVMALVLPNYMFPQLNPSVTQMGTNTAAPQSFYNPNSPLPFPPANTGPTEQSPSAMPRAPSRSSTPQSCSQREGVAEREGAESPLFQSRCSSPLNLLQLEESPSNQLVTASQQVTPPVVGQGGGSGGQGSTNQRSTAGDSKENETGEANESNQDAMSTSSDLLDLLLQEDSRSGTGSAASGSGSSGTGSSGSGLGSSGSGSNGCSSSGSGTRSSQSSHTSKYFGSIDSSENDHSRKQPAGGDGEVQFIKCVLQDPIWLLMANTDDKVMMTYQLPLRDRETVLREDRMALRLMQKQQPRFTEEQKRELSQVHPWIRTGRMPPAINISACVGCKSSPSVPPATPFDVELHEMELCGVLEVTEEGAIPEKQSQLDTAMEEEEEEEAVGGGNGEGEEEQQGGEERHEANKGEESISDTAQVTDQEMTTAEQEVP; encoded by the exons CTCCAATTCTCAGAGTCTGTCCCCTCCCAGCAGTTCTCTGGCCTACAGTCTGCTGAGTGCCAGTTCAGAGCAGGACCCTCCGTCCACCAGCGGCTGCAGCAGTGATCAGTCTGCGCGTGTGCAGACGCAGAAGGAGCTGATGAGGGCCCTGAGAGAGCTGAAGATCCGCCTGCCCCCCGAACGCAAAACCAAAGGCCGCTCCAGCACACTCAGTGCACTCAAATACGCCCTCAGCTGTGTCAAACAAGTCagag cCAATCAGGAGTATTATCACCAGTGGAGTGTGGAGGAGTGTCACGGCTGTAGTCTGGACCTGTCTGCATTCACCATCGAAGAACTGGACAACATCACCTCGGAGTACACCctcaaaaacaca GACACCTTTTCCATGGCGGTATCATTTTTGTCGGGGAAGGTGGTGTATATTTCCCCTCAGGGTTCATCTCTGTTGCGCTGTAAGCCAGAGAGACTCCAGGGGGCGCTATTCTCTGAGCTGCTGGCCCCACAGGACGTCAGCACCTTCTACAGCAGCACTGCCCCCTGCCGCTTGCCACCCTGGGCCTCCTGTATCGGCtcca CCTCTCCTCCTGTGGACTGTACACAGGAGAAGTCAATGTTCTGTCGGATCAGTGGAGACAGGGTGtcaggagaggaaatgaagTATTACCCGTTCAGACTGACTCCGTACCAGCTCACCCTcagagactcagacacagcTGACCCACAGCCCTGCTGTCTTCTTATCGCCGAGAGAGTCCACTCTGGATACGAGG ctcctcgtATACCTCTTGATAAAAGGATTTTTACCACCAGTCACACTCCCAACTGTCTCTTCCAGGAAGTGGATGAGAG GGCGGTGCCGTTGTTGGGATATTTACCTCAGGACCTGGTGGGTACTCCTGTCCTGCTTTATGTCCACCCAGATGACAGGCCACTCATGGTGGCTATCCATAAAAAGA TCCTGCAGTTTGCAGGGCAGCCATTTGATCACTCGCCGTTGCGGATGTGTGCTCGTAGCGGTGAATATCTGACCATCGACACCTCCTGGTCATCCTTCGTCAACCCGTGGAGCAGGAAGGTGGCTTTTATCGTGGGACGGCATAAAGTTCGAAC GAGCCCGTTGAATGAAGACGTGTTTACGCCATTACGTGGGACCGAGGGCCAGGTCATCACCCCAGAAATTGCCCAGCTCAGTGAGCAGATCCACAGACTGCTGGTCCAGCCAGTCCACAGCGGCAGCTCCCAGGGCTACAGCAGTCTCACCAGCAACGGATCCCATGAACAACAGCTCAGCGCTGCCTCCTCCTCCGACAGCAATGGCCCTGCCCTGGAGGACCCCGCCCAGGTCCACAAACCG ATGACTTTCCAGCAGATCTGCAAAGATGTTCACATGGTGAAAACCAGCGGCCAGCAAGTCTTCATTGAATCTCGCAACCGGCCTCCGCCTAGGAAACAAACAGCTACag GGGCAGATGGGCCAATCAGATGTCTCATGCCAGATGTGGCCCCACCCCCAAAGAGTACTGTTCCCTCTGAGCAACTGAGGAAAGATCCACCCACCACATACTCATACCAGCAAATCAACTGCCTCGATAGTATCATCag GTATCTGGAGAGCTGTAACGTGCCCTGCACTGTGAAGAGGAAGTGTGAGTCATCCTCCTGTACCGCCTCGTCCACCTCTGATGATGACAAACAACAGGACGCCCCTGGCACCTCCAAAG GTCCGGCAGTGTCTCTGGTCAGTGACTCTGCTCCACTCCCTCCTCTGGCCTTACATAGTAAACCTGAGAGTGTAGCTTCAGCCACCTCTCTCTGCAGTTTCAGCAGTACCATCGTTCATGTTGGAGACAAAAAGCCCCCTGAGTCAG aCATTGTCATGGAGGAGGCTCCATCGACTCCCACTCCAGCTCCTCCACCTGTCCCTCAAACCCCAGCCCCACCCACAATCACCCCCATCCCATCATCACTGCCACTTGTAGCTCCACCCAGTCCAGCCCCTCCCActgagagggatggagggaggaggggaggagcaggagcagcaggaagTACAGCAGGAAGGCTTGGTCTGACAAAGGAGGTGCTATCAGCACACACCCAGCAGGAGGAGCAGAACTTCCTATGTCGTTTCCGGGACCTCAGCCAGCTCAGAGTGTTTGACCCCTCCTCCGCACTCAGACGTCATGTGTCCACACCTCTCGCCAAAG gggttCGTTGTTCACGGGACTACCCTGCTGCGGGCAGCAGTGGTCGTCGGCGAGGGAGAGGAGGCAAACGACTGAAGCACCAGGAGGCGTCGGAGCAGGGAAGCTCTCTGCGCATCAGGGCCCCAGGCAGGGACCAAAGGGGGTCATCAGTGGTTCCTGAGGGCCCCCCCAACTCCTCTTTCCTCCTGGGAActcccaccacctcctcctcctggccCACCTCCGTGGGCTCTCAAATCAGCGTCCCCTCAGTCCCCTATCACCCTGGGGTCTTATCCCTGTACCCCTTctgccctcctctctcccaccctgTCACAGATACCTCAATGCAGACAGGACTGCGCTTCCCTCTCCAGAATCCCCAAATGTCTCCCATGGTTCCACCTGTGATGGCTCTGGTCCTCCCAAATTACATGTTTCCTCAGCTAAACCCCTCTGTAACACAAATGggcacaaacacagcagcaccCCAAAGCTTCTACAACCCGAATTCACCCTTACCCTTCCCTCCAGCCAACACTGGGCCAACAGAACAAAGCCCCTCCGCCATGCCACGTGCCCCCTCCCGCTCCAGCACTCCGCAGTcctgcagtcagagagagggtgtggctgAAAGGGAGGGGGCGGAGTCACCCCTTTTTCAATCCAGGTGCTCTTCGCCCTTGAATCTGCTTCAGTTAGAGGAGTCTCCTAGCAACCAGCTGGTCACTGCCTCGCAACAGGTCACACCACCCGTGGTTGGACAAGGGGGCGGGAGTGGAGGGCAGggctcaaccaatcagagaagcACAGCGGGGGATTCAAAAGAGAATGAAACT GGTGAAGCCAACGAGTCCAACCAGGATGCCATGTCCACATCCAGTGACCTGCTGGACCTCCTGCTGCAAGAGGACTCGCGCTCGGGTACCGGCTCGGCTGCGTCTGGATCTGGGTCCTCAGGGACGGGCTCCTCTGGTTCTGGACTGGGTTCTTCAGGTTCAGGATCCAACGGCTGCAGCTCATCGGGCAGTGGAACAC GCAGCAGCCAGAGCAGTCACACCAGTAAGTACTTTGGCAGCATCGACTCTTCAGAGAATGATCATTCCCGTAAGCAGCCAGcagggggagatggagaggtGCAGTTCATtaagtgtgtgttacaggaccCCATCTGGCTCCTCATGGCAAACACTGACGATAAAGTTATGATGACGTACCAGCTACCCCTCAg ggacagagagactgttctGAGGGAGGATCGTATGGCGCTGCGGCTCATGCAGAAGCAGCAGCCTCGTTTTACcgaggagcagaagagagagctgAGTCAGGTTCACCCCTGGATACGCACCGGACGCATGCCTCCAGCTATCAACATATCT GCATGTGTGGGCTGTAAATCATCTCCCTCTGTGCCTCCTGCCACTCCCTTCGATGTTGAGCTCCATGAAATGGAGCTGTGCGGTGTACTGGAGGTGACAGAGGAGGGTGCTATCCCCGAAAAACAAAGCCAGCTTGACACAGccatggaggaggaggaggaggaggaggccgtGGGAGGGGGAAatggggaaggagaggaggagcaaCAGGGAGGTGAAGAAAGGCACGAAGCAAACAAGGGTGAAGAGAGCATCTCAGACACGGCCCAGGTTACTGACCAGGAAATGACCACGGCCGAACAGGAAGTTCCGTAG